In one window of Effusibacillus lacus DNA:
- the rsmD gene encoding 16S rRNA (guanine(966)-N(2))-methyltransferase RsmD: MRVIAGDFKGRRLTPVPGSSTRPTTDKVKESIFNIIGPYFDGGQVLDLFAGTGALGIEALSRGMDRAVFIEQDAKALQVVRRNVDACKLESRADIYRNDARRAISVLAKRKEQFDLVFMDPPYHFHIIPDLAASLDRHDLLRDTAVIVAEHSKDAVLPDQLESLRRWKLVTYGDTSVSFYRKGTFTNEDSGLSGQF; encoded by the coding sequence ATGCGCGTGATTGCTGGGGACTTCAAGGGCAGGCGACTGACTCCCGTTCCCGGGTCATCCACCCGACCCACAACCGATAAGGTAAAGGAATCCATCTTTAACATCATTGGCCCTTATTTTGATGGCGGACAGGTGCTTGACCTGTTTGCAGGAACGGGGGCGCTGGGAATTGAAGCATTGTCAAGGGGCATGGACCGGGCGGTCTTCATTGAACAGGATGCGAAGGCGTTGCAGGTTGTGCGCAGGAACGTGGATGCATGCAAACTGGAAAGCAGGGCAGATATCTACCGGAACGATGCCCGCCGTGCAATTTCCGTCCTGGCAAAACGAAAGGAGCAGTTTGATCTGGTCTTTATGGACCCGCCCTACCATTTCCATATCATTCCGGATTTGGCAGCTTCTCTTGACCGGCACGATCTGCTGCGGGATACCGCTGTTATTGTAGCGGAACACAGCAAGGATGCAGTCCTTCCCGACCAACTGGAATCGTTGCGTCGCTGGAAATTGGTTACGTACGGAGATACATCCGTCAGTTTCTATCGGAAAGGAACGTTCACAAATGAAGATAGCGGTTTATCCGGGCAGTTTTGA
- the fapR gene encoding transcription factor FapR — translation MSKRDRQAALMQLLQEAPFVTDEELANQFGVSIQTIRLDRLALGIPEVRERIKAVAETKQAELRSLEGTEVIGQIIELNLNERAISILDIEPVHVFAKTQIVRGHHLFAQANSLAVAVIDADVVLTRTAKIRFVRPGRLGERLVCKAVVTSNQTERAHVEVTTRVGEDIVFSGAFTVVKMRLETVVGGREA, via the coding sequence ATGAGCAAGCGGGATCGCCAGGCGGCGCTGATGCAATTGTTGCAGGAAGCCCCCTTTGTGACAGATGAAGAGTTGGCCAATCAGTTTGGGGTCAGTATCCAAACCATTCGCCTTGATCGGTTGGCACTGGGGATTCCTGAGGTAAGAGAAAGAATCAAGGCGGTTGCCGAGACGAAACAAGCCGAGCTCCGGTCTCTGGAGGGAACTGAAGTAATTGGCCAGATTATCGAATTGAACCTGAACGAGAGGGCCATCTCCATACTTGACATTGAACCGGTTCATGTGTTCGCCAAGACTCAAATTGTCCGCGGCCACCATTTGTTTGCCCAGGCCAATTCACTGGCAGTTGCGGTAATCGATGCGGATGTCGTGCTGACGCGGACCGCCAAGATTCGCTTTGTTCGTCCGGGACGGCTTGGTGAACGGCTTGTATGCAAGGCCGTTGTCACGTCCAACCAGACAGAGCGCGCCCATGTGGAAGTCACAACTCGCGTGGGGGAAGATATTGTTTTTTCAGGTGCGTTTACAGTTGTGAAAATGAGGCTGGAAACGGTCGTTGGAGGTAGGGAAGCTTGA
- the coaD gene encoding pantetheine-phosphate adenylyltransferase: MKIAVYPGSFDPVTFGHIDIAERAAKIFDKLIIAVMVNPHKNPLFSIVQRTELIRASVSHIPNIEVDSFPGLLVHYLQRQGAQVIVKGLRAVSDFESELSMASINWKMYPAAETVFIPTNTQFSYISSSLVKEIARNGGSIRDFVPPHVEGAVMEAYRRQLNG; the protein is encoded by the coding sequence ATGAAGATAGCGGTTTATCCGGGCAGTTTTGACCCGGTCACCTTCGGACACATTGACATTGCCGAACGGGCGGCCAAAATTTTTGACAAACTGATTATTGCGGTTATGGTGAATCCCCACAAGAATCCGTTGTTTTCCATTGTCCAAAGAACGGAACTCATTCGGGCGTCCGTGTCCCATATTCCTAATATCGAAGTGGACAGTTTTCCGGGGCTTTTGGTTCATTACCTGCAAAGACAGGGAGCACAGGTTATTGTCAAAGGATTGCGGGCTGTTTCCGATTTCGAATCGGAGCTGTCGATGGCATCCATAAACTGGAAAATGTATCCGGCAGCAGAAACGGTCTTTATTCCTACCAATACGCAGTTTTCCTATATCAGTTCCAGTCTGGTGAAAGAAATTGCCCGCAACGGGGGATCCATTCGGGATTTTGTACCGCCCCATGTTGAAGGAGCGGTGATGGAAGCGTATCGTAGGCAGCTTAACGGGTAA
- a CDS encoding SepM family pheromone-processing serine protease yields MRLVNRLTTRGRAIRILLPLLLILSWFISLPYYVYQPGSAEELQPMVTVAGGQKDEKGSLMLTTVMTVPVKNIYYYGYGLLFPNRELVPREQVDRGMSDEEYKNLLQHMMSGSQESSIIAAMRYLNMPVTVRYLGVVVSSVAPYSKAKGKLQTGDLIEKVDGRDVAKREDLIQYLQTKKIGDKVQVQINRNNQSSTVEVELVQLLDRYGKPLEDKRIGLGIDLITKQKTENLLPVDFKTEQIGGPSAGMMFALEIISQMTPGDLTKGRKIAGTGTIDAEGTVGQIGGIEHKIVAAHKKGAEIFFSPADVDKDDSNTKVARQKAAEIGTSMKIVPVRTLTEAIEYLKNLP; encoded by the coding sequence ATGCGGTTGGTGAATCGGTTGACAACAAGGGGTAGGGCCATACGGATTCTGTTGCCGCTGCTTCTGATTCTTTCCTGGTTTATCTCTTTGCCCTATTACGTATACCAACCTGGCTCGGCGGAGGAACTGCAGCCAATGGTGACGGTTGCGGGCGGTCAGAAGGATGAGAAGGGATCGCTCATGCTGACAACCGTGATGACGGTTCCGGTAAAAAATATCTACTACTACGGATACGGCCTGCTGTTTCCCAATCGGGAACTTGTCCCAAGGGAGCAGGTTGACCGGGGGATGTCCGATGAAGAATACAAAAACCTGCTGCAGCACATGATGAGCGGTTCGCAGGAAAGCTCGATCATAGCTGCCATGCGGTATTTGAATATGCCGGTCACAGTCCGATACCTGGGTGTGGTTGTCAGCAGTGTGGCCCCATACTCCAAAGCCAAGGGCAAACTGCAGACGGGGGATCTGATCGAGAAGGTGGACGGGCGTGATGTTGCCAAGCGGGAAGATCTGATTCAATACCTGCAAACCAAGAAAATTGGTGACAAAGTACAGGTCCAGATCAACCGCAACAACCAAAGCAGTACGGTAGAGGTGGAACTGGTCCAACTGCTGGACCGTTACGGCAAACCGTTGGAAGACAAACGTATCGGTCTTGGAATTGATCTGATTACGAAACAGAAGACAGAGAACCTGCTGCCGGTCGATTTCAAGACGGAACAGATTGGCGGGCCTTCCGCCGGCATGATGTTTGCACTGGAGATTATCTCCCAGATGACGCCGGGTGATTTGACAAAAGGCCGAAAAATTGCGGGAACAGGCACAATTGATGCAGAAGGAACAGTAGGACAGATCGGCGGCATCGAACATAAAATCGTCGCGGCACACAAAAAAGGGGCTGAAATTTTCTTCAGCCCTGCGGATGTGGACAAGGACGACTCGAATACAAAGGTTGCACGGCAGAAAGCTGCCGAGATCGGCACCTCCATGAAGATTGTTCCTGTCAGGACCTTGACGGAAGCTATTGAATATCTGAAGAATCTTCCTTGA
- a CDS encoding nucleotidyltransferase: protein MLAAGVVVEYNPMHNGHCYHLQKTKEVTGADALVAVMSGHFLQRGEPAVINKWARTEMALRNGVDLVLELPVVYSTQSARLFAFGAVATLHSLGTVGSICFGSEHGDLDSLLELSEIIASPPLALQTELESSLEQGLAYPAAFAGALKRYVSQTGVVKPDLVNHPNNMLGLEYLHALRKLNSPIRAFTIKRIASGYRDLTLHHSEIASATAIRKAIAENRKMDAYLPTSNLAILQKEFEQGRGPVTWDCFTQPLFSLIARSTPDELRTYAHFDQEGLAERVANALPNASSVTDLVYKVKTRRYTWTRIQRALTALLLGLRREQLDSMDLEKGPDSIRVLGFTEKGRALLKESASVASLPIFTNISRNVPAMMEANLRATALYSLGYPCREASNRGNETQKPVIFIKEDSSDIQ from the coding sequence ATGCTCGCTGCCGGAGTTGTGGTCGAGTACAACCCCATGCATAACGGCCACTGTTATCATCTGCAAAAAACCAAAGAAGTAACGGGGGCCGATGCACTGGTCGCTGTCATGAGCGGTCATTTCCTGCAGCGCGGCGAGCCGGCGGTGATTAACAAGTGGGCACGCACCGAAATGGCTCTGCGAAACGGCGTTGATTTGGTGCTTGAGTTGCCTGTTGTTTACAGCACGCAAAGCGCCCGGTTGTTCGCCTTCGGTGCCGTTGCCACCTTGCATTCCCTTGGTACTGTCGGCTCCATCTGTTTTGGCAGCGAGCACGGGGATTTGGACAGCCTGCTGGAACTTTCCGAAATCATCGCCTCGCCTCCCCTTGCACTGCAGACCGAACTTGAGAGCAGCCTGGAACAAGGCTTGGCCTATCCGGCTGCGTTTGCAGGGGCACTTAAACGCTACGTGTCACAAACAGGGGTTGTGAAACCTGATCTGGTCAACCATCCCAATAACATGTTGGGACTGGAATACCTGCATGCGTTACGGAAACTGAACAGCCCCATCCGTGCCTTCACCATCAAACGGATAGCTTCCGGTTACCGTGATCTGACCCTGCACCACTCCGAAATTGCAAGTGCCACGGCGATTCGAAAAGCAATTGCCGAGAACCGGAAGATGGACGCCTATCTTCCGACATCCAATCTGGCAATCCTGCAAAAGGAGTTTGAGCAGGGCCGGGGCCCCGTTACCTGGGATTGTTTTACACAACCTCTGTTCTCGCTGATTGCCCGTTCGACTCCGGATGAGTTGCGAACCTACGCCCATTTTGATCAGGAAGGATTAGCCGAAAGAGTGGCAAATGCTCTTCCTAATGCATCCTCCGTGACAGACCTCGTTTACAAGGTGAAAACCCGGCGTTATACATGGACCAGAATCCAACGGGCTCTGACTGCCCTGTTGCTCGGACTTCGCAGGGAACAACTTGATTCGATGGACCTTGAAAAGGGACCCGATTCGATTCGTGTCCTCGGGTTCACAGAAAAAGGACGCGCCCTCCTGAAAGAAAGCGCATCCGTCGCCAGTTTGCCAATATTCACCAACATTTCGAGAAACGTCCCGGCAATGATGGAAGCCAATCTGCGGGCAACTGCCCTCTACAGTCTTGGATATCCCTGCCGCGAAGCATCCAATCGGGGGAATGAAACCCAAAAACCCGTGATCTTCATCAAGGAAGATTCTTCAGATATTCAATAG
- the plsX gene encoding phosphate acyltransferase PlsX, whose amino-acid sequence MKLAIDAMGGDNAPEEIVKGSVQAAERYPDLELALVGDEPRIKQLLGSGSSRNIEIVHTTEIISADDEPVRAVRRKKDASMTVAARMVKEGLADGFVSAGNTGALMAAGLLIIGRIEGIERPALASVWPTFDGRGVLVLDVGANMDAEPLHLLQYAAMGNLYARYVLSVDKPRVGLLNVGTEPGKGNALAKAAYPMLEGKDFHFVGNVESREILNGVCDVVVCDGFVGNVMLKLIEGVGLGMFDALKEVFMAGTVSKLAALALKPGLKQFKKKFDYAEYGGAPLLGVNGVCIKAHGSSKARAFEMAIHQGRQFLHHGVLDQIRMGAKGDESR is encoded by the coding sequence TTGAAGCTGGCAATAGACGCCATGGGAGGAGACAACGCTCCTGAGGAGATTGTCAAAGGTTCTGTACAGGCTGCAGAGCGATACCCTGACTTGGAGTTGGCATTGGTAGGTGATGAACCAAGAATTAAGCAATTGCTGGGATCTGGCAGTTCAAGAAACATTGAAATCGTACATACTACCGAAATAATATCTGCGGATGATGAACCTGTACGCGCTGTCAGACGCAAAAAGGACGCTTCCATGACGGTGGCTGCCAGAATGGTGAAAGAAGGACTCGCGGACGGATTCGTGTCTGCGGGTAACACTGGGGCCTTGATGGCTGCGGGACTCCTGATCATCGGCAGGATTGAAGGGATTGAGAGACCGGCGCTGGCTTCCGTCTGGCCCACTTTCGACGGACGAGGTGTTTTGGTTTTGGACGTGGGAGCCAACATGGATGCGGAGCCCCTTCATCTCCTTCAATACGCCGCCATGGGGAATCTCTATGCCAGGTATGTGCTCTCTGTTGACAAACCAAGGGTAGGTTTGCTGAATGTCGGAACCGAACCCGGCAAGGGAAACGCCCTCGCAAAAGCAGCGTATCCAATGTTGGAAGGGAAAGACTTTCATTTTGTCGGAAACGTTGAGTCAAGGGAAATTCTCAACGGTGTTTGTGATGTTGTGGTGTGTGACGGATTCGTCGGCAACGTTATGCTGAAACTAATAGAAGGTGTAGGACTTGGCATGTTTGACGCCCTGAAAGAAGTGTTCATGGCGGGAACCGTATCCAAGCTGGCCGCTCTGGCACTCAAACCTGGCCTCAAACAATTCAAGAAGAAATTTGATTATGCCGAATATGGGGGCGCTCCGTTGCTTGGAGTGAACGGAGTTTGCATCAAAGCCCACGGTTCGTCCAAGGCAAGGGCATTTGAAATGGCCATTCATCAGGGACGGCAGTTTTTGCATCATGGCGTTCTTGATCAAATCCGAATGGGAGCCAAAGGAGATGAGAGTAGATGA
- a CDS encoding beta-ketoacyl-ACP synthase III, with translation MNGIRVGILGTGSALPQRVLTNADLEKMVDTSDEWIVSRTGIRERRIADENTAASDLSVEAANKALEDSGISPDDIDLIICATVTPDFMFPATACLVQDRLGIKKTGAFDLSAGCSGFLYGLSCAVSMIQAGVAKNALVIGVDTLSKITDYTDRNTCVLFGDGAGAVVLGQVPEGRGFLGFDLGADGSGGEQLMQLAGGSRNPATQESVLNRQHSVTMNGKEVFKFAVRVMNTATEDVLRKVGLTKEDVDFLVPHQANIRIIDYARERLGLPQDKVVVNVDRYGNMSSASIPVALDEAKRQGRFKEGDVLLMVGFGAGLTWGAAALRW, from the coding sequence ATGAACGGGATTCGCGTAGGCATCTTGGGAACGGGGTCGGCCCTGCCGCAGCGGGTATTGACCAATGCGGATCTGGAAAAAATGGTCGATACTTCCGACGAATGGATCGTATCAAGAACCGGCATCCGTGAACGGCGCATTGCGGACGAGAACACCGCTGCCTCCGATTTGTCCGTGGAAGCAGCTAATAAAGCGCTTGAAGACTCAGGAATTTCACCGGATGACATCGATCTGATCATATGCGCCACGGTGACTCCCGACTTTATGTTCCCAGCCACCGCTTGCCTGGTTCAGGACCGGCTGGGAATCAAAAAGACAGGTGCTTTTGATCTGTCTGCCGGCTGCAGCGGATTTCTTTACGGGCTTTCCTGCGCCGTTTCGATGATTCAGGCGGGTGTTGCAAAGAATGCCCTTGTTATTGGCGTCGATACGCTGTCCAAGATTACAGACTATACCGACCGAAACACTTGCGTGTTGTTCGGGGACGGTGCGGGAGCGGTTGTCCTGGGACAGGTGCCGGAAGGCCGGGGGTTTCTGGGCTTTGACCTGGGAGCGGACGGAAGCGGCGGTGAGCAGCTGATGCAGCTTGCCGGAGGATCCCGCAACCCCGCCACCCAGGAGTCGGTGTTGAACAGGCAGCATTCGGTCACCATGAACGGCAAAGAAGTGTTCAAATTTGCTGTCAGGGTCATGAACACCGCAACTGAGGATGTGTTAAGAAAAGTGGGCTTGACGAAGGAAGATGTCGATTTCCTCGTTCCCCACCAAGCCAACATTCGAATTATTGACTACGCGCGCGAACGGTTGGGGCTTCCACAGGATAAGGTGGTTGTGAATGTTGACCGGTACGGGAATATGTCTTCCGCTTCCATCCCGGTTGCCTTGGATGAAGCGAAGAGGCAGGGACGCTTCAAGGAAGGCGATGTGTTATTGATGGTCGGCTTTGGCGCCGGACTTACCTGGGGCGCGGCTGCCCTGCGCTGGTAA
- a CDS encoding patatin-like phospholipase family protein codes for MTMPKIGLALGAGGARGLAHIGVLQVLNEAGIPVDAIAGSSMGALIGAFYVSGMETRYMEMLAKNLKRKHFTDFTVPKLGFVTGNKITEMIRLLTKDMAIEDAAIPFAVVATDVEKGERVVFRKGPIYRAVRSSISIPGVFVPYLYENRVLVDGGVIDRVPVSVCRELDVDLVIAVDVGLYNKELPVKNIFDVFFQSIEIMEREILKTRILDADIVIRPDVGHISTTAFVNVDECIEEGRVAARKVLDHIWQTIEEWKGEHAVGESVDNKG; via the coding sequence ATGACCATGCCGAAAATCGGGTTGGCACTCGGGGCAGGAGGTGCCAGAGGCCTGGCGCATATTGGAGTATTGCAGGTTCTGAATGAGGCAGGCATTCCTGTTGATGCAATCGCGGGAAGTTCCATGGGGGCCTTGATTGGTGCCTTTTATGTCAGCGGCATGGAAACCCGGTACATGGAAATGTTGGCCAAAAACCTGAAACGCAAGCATTTTACAGATTTTACGGTTCCAAAGCTGGGGTTTGTCACGGGCAACAAAATAACAGAAATGATCCGGCTGTTAACAAAAGATATGGCAATCGAAGATGCTGCCATCCCGTTCGCAGTGGTTGCAACCGATGTCGAAAAGGGAGAACGGGTGGTGTTCCGAAAAGGGCCGATTTACAGGGCGGTGCGCTCCAGCATCTCCATTCCGGGAGTTTTTGTACCCTATCTCTATGAAAACCGGGTTCTGGTGGACGGGGGAGTGATTGACAGGGTCCCCGTTTCTGTGTGCCGGGAGCTTGATGTCGACCTGGTAATTGCGGTGGATGTGGGTTTGTATAACAAGGAATTGCCGGTCAAGAATATTTTTGATGTGTTTTTCCAGTCAATTGAAATCATGGAGCGGGAAATTTTAAAAACAAGAATCCTTGATGCGGATATTGTCATACGGCCGGATGTGGGGCATATCTCAACCACTGCTTTTGTAAATGTCGACGAATGCATAGAGGAAGGGCGCGTGGCGGCCAGGAAAGTATTGGATCACATCTGGCAAACGATTGAGGAGTGGAAAGGGGAACATGCGGTTGGTGAATCGGTTGACAACAAGGGGTAG
- a CDS encoding alpha/beta-type small acid-soluble spore protein: MPDGRSNSNNYVAQGASKALEQMKYEIAQEFGVQLGADQTSRANGSVGGEITKRLVKFAEQALAGR; the protein is encoded by the coding sequence ATGCCAGATGGACGTAGCAATTCCAACAACTATGTAGCCCAAGGGGCTTCAAAGGCGCTGGAGCAAATGAAGTACGAAATTGCTCAAGAGTTTGGCGTACAGCTCGGTGCAGACCAAACTTCCCGCGCCAACGGTTCGGTGGGTGGAGAAATTACCAAGCGTTTGGTGAAGTTTGCTGAGCAGGCGCTTGCAGGTCGTTAA
- the rpmF gene encoding 50S ribosomal protein L32: MAVPQRRTSKTRKRMRRTHFKLTVPGMVACPQCGEAKLAHRVCSNCGYYKGRAVVETE, translated from the coding sequence ATGGCAGTACCGCAAAGGCGTACATCGAAGACCCGCAAGCGCATGCGTCGCACTCATTTCAAATTGACCGTTCCGGGTATGGTAGCTTGCCCGCAGTGCGGAGAGGCGAAGTTGGCTCACCGTGTGTGCAGCAACTGTGGCTACTACAAGGGACGCGCTGTTGTTGAAACCGAATAA
- a CDS encoding YceD family protein translates to MRLQWRDVHDKPMGVHLRESVEFPNLVKENRQIIALGPMVVDLHAQVVSDTLTVNGNITGPVTYRCSRCLTDFSDSISASFSEQFVRGNPEELSEEDERNPVTGDSIELDPYLEQEILLSMPFAPLCRESCAGLCPECGTNRNEQVCECKTERIDPRLADLAKLLKQE, encoded by the coding sequence GTGAGACTGCAATGGCGAGACGTTCACGACAAGCCGATGGGCGTTCATTTGCGCGAATCGGTTGAGTTTCCGAATCTGGTGAAGGAAAACCGGCAAATCATCGCCCTGGGTCCAATGGTCGTGGATTTGCACGCACAAGTAGTGTCCGATACCCTTACGGTTAACGGGAATATTACCGGTCCGGTCACTTATCGCTGCTCCCGTTGCCTGACTGATTTTTCGGATTCGATTTCGGCATCCTTTTCCGAACAGTTCGTTCGGGGAAATCCGGAAGAGCTGAGTGAAGAGGATGAACGCAATCCGGTAACAGGAGATTCGATTGAGCTCGATCCCTATCTCGAGCAGGAGATCCTGCTGTCGATGCCCTTTGCTCCTTTATGCAGGGAATCGTGTGCCGGACTTTGTCCTGAATGCGGCACCAATCGGAATGAACAGGTCTGTGAATGCAAAACGGAACGCATCGATCCCCGTCTTGCAGACTTGGCGAAGTTGTTGAAACAAGAGTAA
- the recG gene encoding ATP-dependent DNA helicase RecG — translation MLSLQSPVNHIAGVGPSRERDLARLGIFTVQDLITYYPFRYDDRTVQSGQTLGHDTRVTVQAIVQAPPAVRHKGRRSTMTVQVKTHDGMSMTAVWFNRLFLRDKLRPGSSITITGKYDARRRSLVVSQYEFGSHDTSVHSNRLVPIYEVRGELTPKVLRAILTKALKQVESQIPEILPHSLLAKYKLIPKRDALAQIHLPKDAESLRQARRRLVFEEFFLFQLKLQAFRHLHKHDRPGVAHSFTKEQWAGFLKMMPFELTPGQKRAVRDILLDMRAPQPMNRLLQGDVGSGKTIIAFCAMFAAYLSGYQSAMMVPTEILAEQHYDSASELLGRLGVRIGLLTGSSKESVRKEMLDKLGKGELDIVIGTHALLEDGVEFSNLSLVVTDEQHRFGVEQRSIFRQKGHHPDVLFMSATPIPRTLAMTLFGDLDVSVLDQMPAGRKPIRTHWVTSDKENQVIRFLRKELAKGRQAYIVAPLIEESEKMEGVENAVDLYNRLKDSLAGFQIGLMHGRLSSRDKEDVMRKFKANEIQALVATTVIEVGVNVPNATVMVIYNADRFGLAQLHQLRGRVGRGEHSSICILIADPVSETGRERMQAMVATQNGFVLAEKDLELRGPGEFFGIRQSGMPEFKLGDLVTDANIMKAGREEAQQLMASGDFWILPEYRELVEYLKREKLLKAPIQD, via the coding sequence CAGTCCGTCACAAAGGACGCAGGTCGACCATGACTGTTCAGGTCAAAACCCATGACGGCATGTCGATGACGGCTGTCTGGTTCAATCGGTTATTTCTGCGGGACAAGCTTCGGCCCGGCAGTTCCATTACGATTACCGGAAAATACGATGCCAGACGGCGCAGTCTTGTGGTATCCCAGTACGAATTCGGCTCCCATGACACGTCTGTCCACAGCAACCGGCTTGTGCCGATTTATGAAGTTCGCGGCGAGTTGACCCCAAAAGTCCTGAGGGCTATCCTGACCAAAGCTCTGAAACAGGTCGAATCCCAGATCCCCGAAATCCTGCCCCACAGCCTTCTTGCCAAATACAAGCTGATTCCCAAACGGGACGCCCTTGCCCAGATTCATTTGCCGAAAGATGCGGAGAGCCTGCGACAAGCTCGAAGGCGACTGGTGTTTGAGGAATTTTTTCTGTTTCAGTTGAAGCTGCAGGCTTTTCGCCACTTGCACAAACACGACAGACCTGGTGTGGCACATTCTTTTACTAAGGAGCAATGGGCCGGTTTTTTGAAGATGATGCCCTTCGAGTTGACACCAGGACAGAAACGGGCGGTTCGCGATATTCTGTTGGACATGCGCGCTCCTCAACCCATGAACCGGCTGTTGCAGGGTGACGTGGGGTCCGGCAAGACCATTATTGCATTTTGTGCCATGTTTGCCGCCTACCTGTCAGGCTATCAGTCAGCCATGATGGTTCCAACAGAAATACTGGCCGAACAGCATTACGATTCCGCTTCTGAACTGTTGGGGAGACTGGGTGTCAGGATCGGGCTGTTGACAGGGAGCAGCAAAGAGAGTGTGCGGAAGGAAATGCTGGATAAGCTGGGAAAGGGCGAGCTTGATATAGTCATAGGTACACATGCCCTGCTGGAGGATGGAGTGGAGTTTTCCAACCTGAGCCTGGTGGTTACGGACGAACAGCACCGGTTTGGAGTTGAACAAAGGTCCATTTTTCGCCAGAAAGGACATCATCCGGATGTGCTCTTTATGTCGGCCACTCCCATTCCCCGAACTCTGGCCATGACCCTGTTCGGGGATTTGGATGTTTCCGTATTGGACCAGATGCCGGCAGGCAGGAAGCCCATACGTACCCATTGGGTCACTTCCGATAAGGAAAACCAGGTCATCCGGTTCTTGCGGAAAGAGTTGGCCAAGGGCCGACAAGCATATATCGTGGCTCCCCTTATAGAAGAATCGGAAAAAATGGAGGGTGTTGAAAACGCCGTAGACCTGTACAACCGATTAAAGGACTCCCTTGCCGGGTTTCAGATCGGACTGATGCATGGACGACTCTCCTCACGTGACAAAGAGGATGTCATGAGGAAGTTCAAAGCCAATGAAATCCAGGCTTTGGTTGCCACAACGGTAATCGAAGTGGGTGTCAACGTTCCTAACGCCACCGTTATGGTCATCTATAACGCAGACCGGTTCGGGCTGGCCCAACTCCACCAATTAAGGGGACGGGTGGGTCGGGGTGAACATTCGTCAATCTGTATTCTGATTGCAGATCCTGTGTCCGAGACAGGCCGGGAGAGAATGCAGGCCATGGTGGCAACGCAAAACGGTTTCGTGCTGGCTGAGAAAGACTTGGAACTGCGGGGGCCAGGCGAATTTTTCGGAATCAGGCAAAGCGGCATGCCCGAGTTTAAGCTGGGAGATCTTGTGACGGATGCGAATATCATGAAAGCTGGCAGGGAGGAAGCCCAACAATTGATGGCGTCCGGGGATTTCTGGATCTTGCCGGAATATCGGGAACTGGTGGAATATCTGAAGCGGGAGAAACTGTTGAAAGCTCCGATTCAGGATTGA